The Equus quagga isolate Etosha38 chromosome 2, UCLA_HA_Equagga_1.0, whole genome shotgun sequence genome has a window encoding:
- the HKDC1 gene encoding hexokinase HKDC1 isoform X2: protein MRLSDETLLDIMARFQAEMQKGLGKDTNPTASVKMLPTFVRAIPDGSENGEFLSLDLGGSKFRVLKVQVSEEGKRNVQMESQFYPTPNEIIRGNGIELFEYVADCLADFMNTKGLKHKRLPLGLTFSFPCRQTKLEEGVLLSWTKKFKARGVQDTDVVSCLTRAMKRHKDINVDTLALVNDTVGTMMTCAYDDPYCEVGVIIGTGTNACYMEDMSNIDLVEGDEGRMCINTEWGAFGDDGALEDIRTEFDRELDLGSLNPGKQLFEKMISGLYLGELVRLILLKMAKAGLLFGGEKSSALHTKGKIETRHVAAMEKYKEGLANTREILTDLGLEPSEADCIAVQHVCTIVSFRSANLCAAALAAILTRLRENKKLVRLRTTVGMDGTLYKIHPQYPKRLHKVVRRLVPNCDVRFLLSESGSAKGAAMVTAVASRVQAQRKQIDKVLALFRLTQEQLVGVQDKMRAELEYGLKRDTHSLATVKMLPTYVCGMPDGTEKGKFLALDLGGTNFRVLLVKIRSGRRSVRMYNKIFAIPLEIMQGTGEELFDHIVQCIADFLDYMGLKGAQLPLGFTFSFPCRQASIDKGTLIGWTKGFKATDCEGEDVVDMLREAIKRRNEFDLDIVAVVNDTVGTMMTCGYEDPNCEIGLIAGTGSNLCYMEEMRNIELVEGDEGKMCINTEWGGFGDNGCIDNIRTQYDKEVDEGSLNPGKQRYEKMTSGMYLGEIVRQILIDLTKQGLLFRGQISERLRTRGIFETKFLSQIESDRLALLQVRRILQQLGLDSTCEDSIVVKEVCGAVSRRAAQLCGAGLAAIVEKRREDQGLERLRITVGVDGTLYKLHPHFSRILQETVKELAPRCDVTFMLSEDGSGKGAALITAVAKRLQQAWKN, encoded by the exons aaaatgggGAGTTTCTTTCCCTGGATCTTGGAGGATCCAAGTTTCGAGTCTTGAAGGTGCAAGTCTCTGAAGAGGGGAAACGAAACGTCCAGATGGAAAGTCAGTTCTACCCAACACCCAATGAAATTATCCGAGGGAATGGCATCGAG CTGTTTGAGTACGTAGCTGACTGTCTGGCAGACTTCATGAACACCAAAGGATTGAAGCATAAGAGGTTGCCCCTCGGCCtaaccttttcttttccctgcagGCAGACTAAACTGGAAGAG GGTGTCCTGCTTTCATGGACGAAGAAGTTTAAGGCACGGGGAGTTCAGGACACAGATGTAGTGAGCTGTCTGACCAGGGCTATGAAAAGACACAAG GACATCAATGTGGACACCCTGGCCTTGGTCAATGACACTGTGGGGACCATGATGACGTGCGCCTATGACGATCCCTACTGCGAAGTTGGTGTCATCATTG GCACTGGCACCAACGCGTGTTACATGGAGGACATGAGCAACATAGACCTGGTGGAAGGTGACGAGGGCAGGATGTGCATCAACACGGAGTGGGGGGCCTTTGGGGACGACGGGGCCCTGGAAGACATCCGCACCGAGTTCGACCGGGAGTTGGACCTCGGCTCTCTCAACCCCGGGAAGCAACT GTTTGAGAAGATGATCAGTGGCCTGTACCTGGGTGAACTCGTCAGGCTCATCTTGCTGAAGATGGCCAAGGCAGGCCTCTTGTTTGGTGGTGAGAAATCCTCTGCTCTCCACACTAAGGGCAAGATTGAAACACGGCACGTGGCTGCCATGGAAAA GTATAAAGAAGGCCTTGCCAATACAAGAGAGATCCTGACGGATCTGGGCCTTGAGCCTTCGGAGGCCGACTGCATTGCGGTCCAGCACGTCTGCACCATCGTCTCCTTCCGCTCAGCCAATCTCTGTGCAGCGGCCCTGGCAGCCATCCTGACGCGCCTCCGGGAGAACAAGAAGCTGGTGCGGCTCCGGACCACGGTGGGCATGGACGGCACACTGTACAAGATACACCCTCA ATACCCGAAACGCCTGCACAAGGTGGTGAGGAGACTGGTCCCGAATTGTGACGTCCGCTTCCTCCTGTCAGAGAGTGGCAGCGCCAAGGGGGCTGCCATGGTGACAGCGGTGGCCTCCCGAGTGCAGGCTCAGCGGAAGCAGATTGACAAGGTGCTGGCTTTGTTCCGGCTGACGCAAGAGCAGCTTGTGGGTGTGCAGGACAAGATGCGGGCTGAGCTCGAGTATGGGCTGAAGAGGGACACCCACTCCCTGGCCACAGTCAAGATGCTGCCCACCTACGTCTGTGGGATGCCGGATGGCACAG agaaaggaaagttccTTGCCCTGGATCTGGGGGGAACCAACTTCCGGGTCCTCCTGGTGAAGATCAGAAGCGGACGGAGGTCGGTGCGAATGTACAATAAGATCTTCGCCATCCCCCTGGAGATTATGCAGGGCACCGGCGAGGAG CTCTTTGACCACATTGTGCAGTGCATCGCGGACTTCCTGGACTACATGGGCCTCAAGGGAGCCCAGCTGCCTTTGGGCTTCACCTTCTCGTTTCCCTGCAGGCAGGCGAGCATTGACAAG GGAACACTCATTGGGTGGACCAAAGGCTTCAAGGCCACTGACTGTGAAGGAGAAGATGTAGTGGACATGCTCAGGGAAGCTATCAAGAGGAGAAAC GAATTTGACCTGGACATAGTTGCAGTCGTGAATGACACAGTGGGGACCATGATGACCTGTGGCTATGAAGATCCTAATTGTGAGATTGGCCTGATTGCGG GAACAGGCAGCAACCTATGCTACATGGAGGAGATGAGGAACATCGAACTGGTAGAAGGGGACGAAGGGAAGATGTGCATTAACACAGAGTGGGGAGGATTTGGAGATAATGGCTGTATAGACAACATCCGGACCCAATATGACAAGGAGGTGGACGAGGGGTCCTTGAATCCTGGCAAACAGAG ATATGAGAAAATGACCAGTGGGATGTATCTGGGAGAGATCGTGCGGCAGATCCTGATTGACCTGACCAAGCAGGGTCTCCTCTTCCGTGGGCAGATTTCAGAGCGTCTCCGAACCAGGGGCATCTTTGAAACCAAGTTCCTGTCGCAGATCGAAAG TGATCGGCTGGCCCTCCTCCAGGTCAGGAGGATCCTGCAGCAGCTCGGCCTGGACAGCACGTGTGAGGACAGCATTGTGGTGAAGGAGGTGTGCGGAGCTGTGTCCCGGCGGGCGGCCCAGCTCTGTGGCGCTGGCTTGGCTGCCATTgtagagaaaaggagggaagaccAGGGGCTCGAGCGCCTGAGGATCACCGTGGGCGTGGACGGCACCCTGTACAAGCTGCACCCGCA cTTTTCTCGGATATTGCAGGAAACTGTGAAAGAACTAGCCCCTCGATGTGATGTGACATTCATGCTGTCAGAAGATGGAAGTGGAAAGGGAGCAGCTCTGATCACTGCTGTGGCCAAGAGATTACAGCAGGCATGGAAGAACTAG
- the HKDC1 gene encoding hexokinase HKDC1 isoform X3 gives MGMGIHRIDWRASTPCSQPWSPWCLFQVDRFLYHMRLSDETLLDIMARFQAEMQKGLGKDTNPTASVKMLPTFVRAIPDGSENGEFLSLDLGGSKFRVLKVQVSEEGKRNVQMESQFYPTPNEIIRGNGIELFEYVADCLADFMNTKGLKHKRLPLGLTFSFPCRQTKLEEGVLLSWTKKFKARGVQDTDVVSCLTRAMKRHKDINVDTLALVNDTVGTMMTCAYDDPYCEVGVIIGTGTNACYMEDMSNIDLVEGDEGRMCINTEWGAFGDDGALEDIRTEFDRELDLGSLNPGKQLFEKMISGLYLGELVRLILLKMAKAGLLFGGEKSSALHTKGKIETRHVAAMEKYKEGLANTREILTDLGLEPSEADCIAVQHVCTIVSFRSANLCAAALAAILTRLRENKKLVRLRTTVGMDGTLYKIHPQYPKRLHKVVRRLVPNCDVRFLLSESGSAKGAAMVTAVASRVQAQRKQIDKVLALFRLTQEQLVGVQDKMRAELEYGLKRDTHSLATVKMLPTYVCGMPDGTEKGKFLALDLGGTNFRVLLVKIRSGRRSVRMYNKIFAIPLEIMQGTGEELFDHIVQCIADFLDYMGLKGAQLPLGFTFSFPCRQASIDKGTLIGWTKGFKATDCEGEDVVDMLREAIKRRNEFDLDIVAVVNDTVGTMMTCGYEDPNCEIGLIAGTGSNLCYMEEMRNIELVEGDEGKMCINTEWGGFGDNGCIDNIRTQYDKEVDEGSLNPGKQRYEKMTSGMYLGEIVRQILIDLTKQGLLFRGQISERLRTRGIFETKFLSQIESFSRILQETVKELAPRCDVTFMLSEDGSGKGAALITAVAKRLQQAWKN, from the exons aaaatgggGAGTTTCTTTCCCTGGATCTTGGAGGATCCAAGTTTCGAGTCTTGAAGGTGCAAGTCTCTGAAGAGGGGAAACGAAACGTCCAGATGGAAAGTCAGTTCTACCCAACACCCAATGAAATTATCCGAGGGAATGGCATCGAG CTGTTTGAGTACGTAGCTGACTGTCTGGCAGACTTCATGAACACCAAAGGATTGAAGCATAAGAGGTTGCCCCTCGGCCtaaccttttcttttccctgcagGCAGACTAAACTGGAAGAG GGTGTCCTGCTTTCATGGACGAAGAAGTTTAAGGCACGGGGAGTTCAGGACACAGATGTAGTGAGCTGTCTGACCAGGGCTATGAAAAGACACAAG GACATCAATGTGGACACCCTGGCCTTGGTCAATGACACTGTGGGGACCATGATGACGTGCGCCTATGACGATCCCTACTGCGAAGTTGGTGTCATCATTG GCACTGGCACCAACGCGTGTTACATGGAGGACATGAGCAACATAGACCTGGTGGAAGGTGACGAGGGCAGGATGTGCATCAACACGGAGTGGGGGGCCTTTGGGGACGACGGGGCCCTGGAAGACATCCGCACCGAGTTCGACCGGGAGTTGGACCTCGGCTCTCTCAACCCCGGGAAGCAACT GTTTGAGAAGATGATCAGTGGCCTGTACCTGGGTGAACTCGTCAGGCTCATCTTGCTGAAGATGGCCAAGGCAGGCCTCTTGTTTGGTGGTGAGAAATCCTCTGCTCTCCACACTAAGGGCAAGATTGAAACACGGCACGTGGCTGCCATGGAAAA GTATAAAGAAGGCCTTGCCAATACAAGAGAGATCCTGACGGATCTGGGCCTTGAGCCTTCGGAGGCCGACTGCATTGCGGTCCAGCACGTCTGCACCATCGTCTCCTTCCGCTCAGCCAATCTCTGTGCAGCGGCCCTGGCAGCCATCCTGACGCGCCTCCGGGAGAACAAGAAGCTGGTGCGGCTCCGGACCACGGTGGGCATGGACGGCACACTGTACAAGATACACCCTCA ATACCCGAAACGCCTGCACAAGGTGGTGAGGAGACTGGTCCCGAATTGTGACGTCCGCTTCCTCCTGTCAGAGAGTGGCAGCGCCAAGGGGGCTGCCATGGTGACAGCGGTGGCCTCCCGAGTGCAGGCTCAGCGGAAGCAGATTGACAAGGTGCTGGCTTTGTTCCGGCTGACGCAAGAGCAGCTTGTGGGTGTGCAGGACAAGATGCGGGCTGAGCTCGAGTATGGGCTGAAGAGGGACACCCACTCCCTGGCCACAGTCAAGATGCTGCCCACCTACGTCTGTGGGATGCCGGATGGCACAG agaaaggaaagttccTTGCCCTGGATCTGGGGGGAACCAACTTCCGGGTCCTCCTGGTGAAGATCAGAAGCGGACGGAGGTCGGTGCGAATGTACAATAAGATCTTCGCCATCCCCCTGGAGATTATGCAGGGCACCGGCGAGGAG CTCTTTGACCACATTGTGCAGTGCATCGCGGACTTCCTGGACTACATGGGCCTCAAGGGAGCCCAGCTGCCTTTGGGCTTCACCTTCTCGTTTCCCTGCAGGCAGGCGAGCATTGACAAG GGAACACTCATTGGGTGGACCAAAGGCTTCAAGGCCACTGACTGTGAAGGAGAAGATGTAGTGGACATGCTCAGGGAAGCTATCAAGAGGAGAAAC GAATTTGACCTGGACATAGTTGCAGTCGTGAATGACACAGTGGGGACCATGATGACCTGTGGCTATGAAGATCCTAATTGTGAGATTGGCCTGATTGCGG GAACAGGCAGCAACCTATGCTACATGGAGGAGATGAGGAACATCGAACTGGTAGAAGGGGACGAAGGGAAGATGTGCATTAACACAGAGTGGGGAGGATTTGGAGATAATGGCTGTATAGACAACATCCGGACCCAATATGACAAGGAGGTGGACGAGGGGTCCTTGAATCCTGGCAAACAGAG ATATGAGAAAATGACCAGTGGGATGTATCTGGGAGAGATCGTGCGGCAGATCCTGATTGACCTGACCAAGCAGGGTCTCCTCTTCCGTGGGCAGATTTCAGAGCGTCTCCGAACCAGGGGCATCTTTGAAACCAAGTTCCTGTCGCAGATCGAAAG cTTTTCTCGGATATTGCAGGAAACTGTGAAAGAACTAGCCCCTCGATGTGATGTGACATTCATGCTGTCAGAAGATGGAAGTGGAAAGGGAGCAGCTCTGATCACTGCTGTGGCCAAGAGATTACAGCAGGCATGGAAGAACTAG
- the HKDC1 gene encoding hexokinase HKDC1 isoform X1, with product MGMGIHRIDWRASTPCSQPWSPWCLFQVDRFLYHMRLSDETLLDIMARFQAEMQKGLGKDTNPTASVKMLPTFVRAIPDGSENGEFLSLDLGGSKFRVLKVQVSEEGKRNVQMESQFYPTPNEIIRGNGIELFEYVADCLADFMNTKGLKHKRLPLGLTFSFPCRQTKLEEGVLLSWTKKFKARGVQDTDVVSCLTRAMKRHKDINVDTLALVNDTVGTMMTCAYDDPYCEVGVIIGTGTNACYMEDMSNIDLVEGDEGRMCINTEWGAFGDDGALEDIRTEFDRELDLGSLNPGKQLFEKMISGLYLGELVRLILLKMAKAGLLFGGEKSSALHTKGKIETRHVAAMEKYKEGLANTREILTDLGLEPSEADCIAVQHVCTIVSFRSANLCAAALAAILTRLRENKKLVRLRTTVGMDGTLYKIHPQYPKRLHKVVRRLVPNCDVRFLLSESGSAKGAAMVTAVASRVQAQRKQIDKVLALFRLTQEQLVGVQDKMRAELEYGLKRDTHSLATVKMLPTYVCGMPDGTEKGKFLALDLGGTNFRVLLVKIRSGRRSVRMYNKIFAIPLEIMQGTGEELFDHIVQCIADFLDYMGLKGAQLPLGFTFSFPCRQASIDKGTLIGWTKGFKATDCEGEDVVDMLREAIKRRNEFDLDIVAVVNDTVGTMMTCGYEDPNCEIGLIAGTGSNLCYMEEMRNIELVEGDEGKMCINTEWGGFGDNGCIDNIRTQYDKEVDEGSLNPGKQRYEKMTSGMYLGEIVRQILIDLTKQGLLFRGQISERLRTRGIFETKFLSQIESDRLALLQVRRILQQLGLDSTCEDSIVVKEVCGAVSRRAAQLCGAGLAAIVEKRREDQGLERLRITVGVDGTLYKLHPHFSRILQETVKELAPRCDVTFMLSEDGSGKGAALITAVAKRLQQAWKN from the exons aaaatgggGAGTTTCTTTCCCTGGATCTTGGAGGATCCAAGTTTCGAGTCTTGAAGGTGCAAGTCTCTGAAGAGGGGAAACGAAACGTCCAGATGGAAAGTCAGTTCTACCCAACACCCAATGAAATTATCCGAGGGAATGGCATCGAG CTGTTTGAGTACGTAGCTGACTGTCTGGCAGACTTCATGAACACCAAAGGATTGAAGCATAAGAGGTTGCCCCTCGGCCtaaccttttcttttccctgcagGCAGACTAAACTGGAAGAG GGTGTCCTGCTTTCATGGACGAAGAAGTTTAAGGCACGGGGAGTTCAGGACACAGATGTAGTGAGCTGTCTGACCAGGGCTATGAAAAGACACAAG GACATCAATGTGGACACCCTGGCCTTGGTCAATGACACTGTGGGGACCATGATGACGTGCGCCTATGACGATCCCTACTGCGAAGTTGGTGTCATCATTG GCACTGGCACCAACGCGTGTTACATGGAGGACATGAGCAACATAGACCTGGTGGAAGGTGACGAGGGCAGGATGTGCATCAACACGGAGTGGGGGGCCTTTGGGGACGACGGGGCCCTGGAAGACATCCGCACCGAGTTCGACCGGGAGTTGGACCTCGGCTCTCTCAACCCCGGGAAGCAACT GTTTGAGAAGATGATCAGTGGCCTGTACCTGGGTGAACTCGTCAGGCTCATCTTGCTGAAGATGGCCAAGGCAGGCCTCTTGTTTGGTGGTGAGAAATCCTCTGCTCTCCACACTAAGGGCAAGATTGAAACACGGCACGTGGCTGCCATGGAAAA GTATAAAGAAGGCCTTGCCAATACAAGAGAGATCCTGACGGATCTGGGCCTTGAGCCTTCGGAGGCCGACTGCATTGCGGTCCAGCACGTCTGCACCATCGTCTCCTTCCGCTCAGCCAATCTCTGTGCAGCGGCCCTGGCAGCCATCCTGACGCGCCTCCGGGAGAACAAGAAGCTGGTGCGGCTCCGGACCACGGTGGGCATGGACGGCACACTGTACAAGATACACCCTCA ATACCCGAAACGCCTGCACAAGGTGGTGAGGAGACTGGTCCCGAATTGTGACGTCCGCTTCCTCCTGTCAGAGAGTGGCAGCGCCAAGGGGGCTGCCATGGTGACAGCGGTGGCCTCCCGAGTGCAGGCTCAGCGGAAGCAGATTGACAAGGTGCTGGCTTTGTTCCGGCTGACGCAAGAGCAGCTTGTGGGTGTGCAGGACAAGATGCGGGCTGAGCTCGAGTATGGGCTGAAGAGGGACACCCACTCCCTGGCCACAGTCAAGATGCTGCCCACCTACGTCTGTGGGATGCCGGATGGCACAG agaaaggaaagttccTTGCCCTGGATCTGGGGGGAACCAACTTCCGGGTCCTCCTGGTGAAGATCAGAAGCGGACGGAGGTCGGTGCGAATGTACAATAAGATCTTCGCCATCCCCCTGGAGATTATGCAGGGCACCGGCGAGGAG CTCTTTGACCACATTGTGCAGTGCATCGCGGACTTCCTGGACTACATGGGCCTCAAGGGAGCCCAGCTGCCTTTGGGCTTCACCTTCTCGTTTCCCTGCAGGCAGGCGAGCATTGACAAG GGAACACTCATTGGGTGGACCAAAGGCTTCAAGGCCACTGACTGTGAAGGAGAAGATGTAGTGGACATGCTCAGGGAAGCTATCAAGAGGAGAAAC GAATTTGACCTGGACATAGTTGCAGTCGTGAATGACACAGTGGGGACCATGATGACCTGTGGCTATGAAGATCCTAATTGTGAGATTGGCCTGATTGCGG GAACAGGCAGCAACCTATGCTACATGGAGGAGATGAGGAACATCGAACTGGTAGAAGGGGACGAAGGGAAGATGTGCATTAACACAGAGTGGGGAGGATTTGGAGATAATGGCTGTATAGACAACATCCGGACCCAATATGACAAGGAGGTGGACGAGGGGTCCTTGAATCCTGGCAAACAGAG ATATGAGAAAATGACCAGTGGGATGTATCTGGGAGAGATCGTGCGGCAGATCCTGATTGACCTGACCAAGCAGGGTCTCCTCTTCCGTGGGCAGATTTCAGAGCGTCTCCGAACCAGGGGCATCTTTGAAACCAAGTTCCTGTCGCAGATCGAAAG TGATCGGCTGGCCCTCCTCCAGGTCAGGAGGATCCTGCAGCAGCTCGGCCTGGACAGCACGTGTGAGGACAGCATTGTGGTGAAGGAGGTGTGCGGAGCTGTGTCCCGGCGGGCGGCCCAGCTCTGTGGCGCTGGCTTGGCTGCCATTgtagagaaaaggagggaagaccAGGGGCTCGAGCGCCTGAGGATCACCGTGGGCGTGGACGGCACCCTGTACAAGCTGCACCCGCA cTTTTCTCGGATATTGCAGGAAACTGTGAAAGAACTAGCCCCTCGATGTGATGTGACATTCATGCTGTCAGAAGATGGAAGTGGAAAGGGAGCAGCTCTGATCACTGCTGTGGCCAAGAGATTACAGCAGGCATGGAAGAACTAG